A section of the Acidobacterium capsulatum ATCC 51196 genome encodes:
- a CDS encoding cytochrome c-type biogenesis protein, with product MKKRMMRAMQFLVAPAIAAVMMISMGASTDASRVSNLSQQLMCVCGCNEILGNCNHESCPDSPVMLAELRKDVAKGMSDQAVFKAFQAEYGATVLAAPMLTRFNVVAWVMPPLLLVLGIFGVMALVRKWRLRSAPVPAPANVQHFDQLRDRIRKETDL from the coding sequence ATGAAGAAGCGCATGATGCGTGCCATGCAGTTCCTGGTGGCTCCGGCTATTGCGGCGGTCATGATGATCTCGATGGGCGCCTCGACGGACGCGAGCCGCGTGAGCAACCTGAGCCAGCAACTGATGTGCGTTTGCGGATGCAACGAGATTCTGGGCAACTGCAATCATGAGAGCTGCCCTGACTCGCCGGTGATGCTTGCCGAATTGCGTAAGGATGTGGCCAAGGGGATGAGCGATCAGGCCGTCTTCAAGGCTTTTCAGGCCGAGTACGGAGCCACGGTGCTGGCTGCTCCCATGCTGACGCGGTTCAACGTGGTGGCGTGGGTGATGCCGCCGCTGTTGCTGGTGCTGGGAATATTTGGCGTCATGGCGCTGGTGCGCAAGTGGCGTCTGCGGTCTGCTCCGGTGCCCGCGCCCGCAAATGTGCAGCACTTTGATCAACTGCGTGACCGTATTCGGAAGGAGACCGACCTATGA
- a CDS encoding S9 family peptidase: MPKFASLPALSALLGAALCLTATARAAQPRFPTNEDMRQVRALSHPLLSPDGKQVLVAVNDTTAKGGKSHLWLIDIATNTARQLTQSPANDAKDTRGEFDAAWMPDGRSVLFLAHRGDTTQLFRLPMNGGEAHAFDLKVLPAVDASQEPDAIPPGLHSKAQKPTPLPIGVSSFSVSPDGKLIAITALDPQTPGEKKQKQEKADAVWVDHNPHGTRLYLLDPVSGKLTATAVPPNVRGVAWSHSGSQLVAFCSGMNGLGELHPAGSAWRLNISDPAHPEKLSAVPATVSGGAWSWHDRRFYFLAQSQANTPPGYSDLYVLHFATHAVKDLTASFQGSIGYGNPIASPAGALQTVQSGVQTTVLAVSAQSNHLLRFPTPSVTQLNTNAKNTGWVWLGSGSTTPTTLYYAAKLNDTPEALHAPAILPAAWPQVPAHVVTWKNDGLTLQGLLYLPPQASSAHRVPLIVDVHGGPTGAWQDDYFAFNEFLLGHGWAVFEPNPRGSTGYGASFVAANHNDLGGGDYRDIMTGVDAVIAHDPIDAQKLVLMGYSYGGEMAGFVEGKTTRFKAIIAGAPVIDQESEYGTEDGSWYDRWFYGLPWERSDAAWRQSPLSFAAHAHTPMLLLQGMADTTDPKGQSEEMYRALRQMGVPVDLVEYPRDNHGSLARAIFGMPSPEPWHGFDGRQRIVNFIDAAFKK; encoded by the coding sequence ATGCCAAAATTTGCCTCTCTGCCTGCGCTCAGCGCGCTGCTCGGCGCGGCTCTCTGCCTCACGGCCACGGCCCGCGCCGCGCAACCGCGCTTCCCCACCAATGAAGACATGCGCCAGGTGCGCGCGCTCAGCCACCCCCTGCTTTCGCCTGACGGCAAACAGGTGCTCGTCGCCGTCAATGACACCACGGCCAAGGGCGGCAAGAGCCACCTCTGGCTCATCGACATTGCTACCAACACCGCGCGGCAACTCACCCAATCACCCGCCAACGATGCGAAGGACACGCGCGGAGAGTTCGACGCCGCCTGGATGCCCGATGGCCGCAGCGTGCTCTTCCTCGCGCATCGCGGAGACACCACGCAGCTCTTTCGCCTGCCCATGAATGGCGGCGAGGCGCATGCCTTCGACCTCAAGGTGCTGCCCGCTGTCGATGCATCGCAGGAGCCGGACGCCATTCCGCCCGGCCTCCACTCCAAAGCGCAGAAGCCCACTCCGCTGCCCATCGGCGTCTCCAGCTTTTCCGTATCTCCCGATGGCAAACTCATCGCCATCACCGCCCTCGACCCGCAAACGCCCGGAGAGAAAAAGCAGAAGCAGGAGAAGGCAGACGCCGTCTGGGTGGATCACAATCCGCACGGCACGCGCCTCTATCTGCTCGACCCCGTGAGCGGCAAGCTTACCGCCACCGCTGTTCCGCCCAACGTGCGCGGCGTCGCATGGAGCCACTCGGGCAGCCAGCTCGTCGCCTTCTGCTCCGGCATGAACGGCCTCGGGGAGTTGCATCCCGCCGGTAGCGCATGGCGCCTCAATATCTCCGACCCAGCTCATCCTGAGAAGCTCAGCGCCGTTCCCGCCACCGTGAGCGGAGGCGCGTGGTCGTGGCATGACCGGCGCTTCTACTTCCTCGCGCAATCGCAGGCCAACACGCCGCCGGGCTACAGCGACCTCTACGTGCTCCACTTTGCCACCCATGCGGTGAAAGATCTCACCGCGTCCTTCCAGGGCTCCATCGGCTACGGCAACCCCATCGCATCGCCCGCAGGAGCGCTGCAAACGGTGCAAAGCGGCGTGCAGACTACGGTGCTCGCCGTCAGCGCACAGAGCAATCACCTGCTGCGCTTCCCCACGCCCTCCGTCACGCAGCTCAACACCAATGCAAAGAACACGGGCTGGGTCTGGCTCGGTTCCGGCAGCACCACGCCCACGACACTCTACTACGCGGCCAAGCTCAATGACACACCAGAGGCCCTGCACGCGCCTGCCATTCTGCCCGCCGCATGGCCGCAGGTGCCCGCGCACGTCGTCACGTGGAAGAACGACGGCCTCACCCTGCAGGGCCTGCTCTACCTGCCGCCGCAGGCCAGCTCCGCGCACAGGGTTCCGCTCATCGTCGATGTTCACGGCGGCCCCACCGGCGCATGGCAAGACGATTACTTCGCCTTCAACGAGTTCCTGCTCGGCCACGGATGGGCCGTCTTTGAGCCCAACCCGCGCGGCAGCACCGGCTACGGCGCATCCTTCGTCGCGGCCAATCACAATGACCTGGGCGGCGGCGACTATCGCGACATAATGACCGGCGTCGATGCCGTGATTGCGCACGATCCCATCGATGCCCAAAAACTCGTGCTGATGGGTTACAGCTATGGCGGCGAAATGGCCGGCTTTGTCGAGGGCAAAACCACCCGCTTCAAAGCCATCATTGCCGGCGCTCCCGTCATCGATCAGGAGAGTGAATACGGAACCGAGGACGGCTCCTGGTACGACCGCTGGTTTTACGGCCTGCCCTGGGAGCGCTCCGACGCCGCATGGCGTCAGAGCCCGCTCTCCTTTGCGGCGCATGCTCATACGCCCATGCTGCTGCTGCAGGGCATGGCTGACACCACTGACCCCAAGGGCCAGAGCGAAGAAATGTATCGCGCACTGCGGCAAATGGGCGTACCCGTCGATCTGGTCGAGTATCCTCGCGACAACCACGGCTCGCTCGCGCGCGCCATCTTCGGCATGCCCAGCCCCGAACCGTGGCACGGCTTTGACGGGCGTCAGCGCATCGTGAACTTCATCGACGCTGCTTTCAAAAAGTAA
- a CDS encoding heme lyase CcmF/NrfE family subunit — protein sequence MPTFGSFALLLALALSAYNLLAGGIALRQLATGRRGRISPEKLAETARRAGIASFVAVSCAAFALVWAAFTNDFSVSYILHHSNRALAAPYKFAALWSGQEGSLLLWAWLLAGYGFVVRLRHKVDVKLSAYASTILAAVQVFFLMVVNFAAPPFALVQGAVPADGFGLNPLLQYPEMVIHPPMLYLGYVGFSVPFAFALGALMMRYPGEKWIHITRRWTMVTWLFLTCGIFLGMHWAYEVLGWGGYWGWDPVENASLMPWIAGTAFLHSVMMQEKRGMMKSWNVWLIFSTFMLSILGTLLTRSGLVSSVHAFAQSSIGTWFWVFLVIVMAVCLFTYILQRDHLKSDHKLEALVSRESSFLFNNVVLLAACFTVLWGTLFPVLSEFVQGNKVTVSAPFYDRVAVPIGLFLLFLTGIGPLLAWRSTSLRSIRKNFIVPAAVGAAFGVAVMFVGVHPWVIFQGDTGPFYSWVTFVLAAAVTTAIASEFFRGARVIQRHTGKNLFAAVVQLTRRNTRRYGGYLVHFGVVVIFIGFAGSAFNQSKEAELNFKQSMTVGPYRLQCLDYSEDTNPNYDTEYALLNVYRDGKFITQLDPSKRFYEASQQVSTIVANRSTPLWDLYVIYAGKDDQTGQPIIRAFLNPLVMWIWIGVIIVALGTLLALVPNSQPASAVERGSRQSERELAPARKAGV from the coding sequence ATGCCCACATTTGGCAGTTTCGCGCTCCTACTCGCTCTCGCGCTGAGCGCCTACAACCTGCTTGCAGGTGGTATTGCGCTTCGGCAACTTGCCACTGGACGACGTGGCAGGATATCCCCTGAAAAACTGGCAGAGACGGCCCGCCGCGCCGGCATTGCCAGCTTTGTGGCCGTGAGCTGCGCCGCCTTTGCGCTGGTGTGGGCGGCCTTCACCAACGATTTCTCGGTGTCCTACATCCTGCACCACTCCAACCGCGCGCTGGCGGCCCCCTACAAGTTTGCCGCGCTGTGGTCAGGGCAGGAGGGCTCGCTGCTGTTGTGGGCCTGGCTGCTGGCCGGCTACGGCTTTGTGGTGCGCCTGCGGCACAAGGTGGATGTGAAGCTCTCGGCCTACGCCTCGACGATTCTGGCGGCGGTGCAGGTCTTCTTCCTGATGGTGGTGAATTTTGCCGCGCCTCCGTTTGCGCTGGTGCAGGGTGCGGTTCCCGCGGATGGGTTCGGGCTGAATCCGCTGCTGCAGTATCCGGAGATGGTGATTCATCCGCCGATGCTGTACCTGGGTTATGTGGGCTTCAGCGTGCCCTTTGCGTTTGCGCTGGGCGCGCTGATGATGCGGTATCCGGGCGAGAAGTGGATTCACATCACGCGCCGCTGGACGATGGTGACGTGGCTGTTTTTGACCTGCGGCATCTTTCTGGGCATGCACTGGGCCTATGAGGTGCTGGGCTGGGGCGGCTACTGGGGCTGGGACCCGGTGGAAAATGCTTCGCTGATGCCATGGATCGCAGGTACGGCCTTTCTGCACTCGGTGATGATGCAGGAGAAGCGCGGCATGATGAAGAGCTGGAATGTGTGGCTGATCTTCTCCACCTTCATGCTCTCGATTCTGGGCACGCTGCTGACGCGCAGCGGACTGGTGAGCTCGGTGCATGCCTTTGCGCAGTCCTCGATCGGCACATGGTTCTGGGTATTCCTGGTGATCGTGATGGCGGTGTGCCTGTTCACCTACATCCTGCAGCGCGATCACCTCAAGAGTGACCACAAGCTGGAAGCGCTGGTATCGCGCGAGTCGAGCTTTCTCTTTAACAACGTCGTTCTGCTGGCCGCCTGCTTTACGGTGCTGTGGGGCACGCTGTTTCCGGTGCTGTCAGAGTTTGTGCAGGGCAACAAGGTGACGGTGAGCGCGCCTTTCTATGACCGGGTGGCCGTGCCGATCGGGCTGTTTCTGCTGTTCTTGACCGGCATTGGCCCGCTGCTGGCCTGGCGCAGCACGTCGCTGCGAAGCATTCGCAAGAACTTCATTGTGCCGGCGGCGGTAGGCGCGGCATTTGGTGTGGCGGTGATGTTCGTGGGCGTGCATCCCTGGGTGATCTTTCAGGGAGATACGGGGCCGTTTTATTCGTGGGTGACATTTGTGCTCGCGGCCGCGGTGACCACGGCGATTGCGTCGGAATTTTTTCGCGGCGCGCGGGTCATTCAGCGGCACACTGGCAAAAATCTGTTTGCGGCTGTGGTGCAACTGACGCGCCGCAACACGCGCCGCTACGGCGGCTACCTGGTTCACTTTGGCGTGGTGGTGATCTTTATAGGGTTTGCCGGATCGGCGTTTAACCAGAGCAAAGAAGCCGAATTGAACTTCAAGCAGAGCATGACGGTCGGGCCGTACCGGCTCCAGTGCCTGGACTACTCCGAAGACACGAACCCGAACTATGACACCGAGTACGCGCTGCTGAATGTGTACCGGGACGGCAAGTTCATCACGCAGCTTGATCCCTCGAAGCGCTTTTATGAGGCGAGCCAGCAGGTGTCGACCATTGTGGCCAATCGCTCGACACCGCTGTGGGACCTGTATGTGATTTATGCGGGCAAGGACGATCAGACGGGCCAGCCGATCATTCGCGCGTTTCTGAATCCGCTGGTGATGTGGATATGGATTGGAGTGATCATCGTGGCGCTCGGCACGCTGCTGGCTCTGGTGCCGAATTCGCAGCCCGCCAGCGCCGTGGAGCGCGGATCGCGGCAATCGGAGCGCGAGCTGGCACCCGCGAGAAAGGCCGGCGTATGA
- a CDS encoding TonB-dependent receptor: MNRKLLRGATLALGLMVGAAPILFVGGATPAFAQNATTGALTGVVTDTTGAVVPNAKVTLTDIATGAKIKVSTNAEGRFTAALLKPDTYNVVASAQGLASTPQAVSVLVGQTPTVTLQVTPNAGSTTVTVSAQAAQLTDTQSPALITTFTEKQIQNLPAPGGDITTVAFTVPGVVVNAGGSYGNFSADGIPGTSNLYVLNGFDDEDPFLNLNNSGSSNLTLGQGEIAEASVVLNGYSSQYGRAAGAIINYTTKSGSNQFHGEANYYYNGDVLNANDWFRNNAGQGRPRAVSNEWAANIGGPILHNKLFFFADYEGLRYALPASGDAVFPTQAFQNYMLSHVPNDSVSLYKQAFNLYNASPSLASASPVTTGNGPLQDSSGTLGCGNFAGTTYNGQTFGVDTPCELAAQGTASSINKEWLFTGRVDWNISSKQKLFGRYKMDRGTQPTYTSFVNPAFNTISSQPAYEGQLNDTYSFTPNLTNQFVFAANWYTAYFGPANQQQALQTFPTYWAVSDGAINAGAANGGTLGALGTPYYFPQGRNVTQYQFVDDLTWVKGRNTFQFGYNFRRNDISDYDSQQIENGFYDFLDMRNVANGVLSYPIPGTTNTAQSLYLQNFSTKPTAYLAVYNLGAYLQDQYQPTSRLHLTLGARFDRTGNPLCNNNCFARYNGTFPQSDTTAAYNAAISDNLAHPYPNIESVIFQPRLGFNYDVTGDGHTVVRGGIGLFADLPPDLILDSLIQNFPNVYAATVQTGDVADASSPTSAGYYATQSDILLENGFANGATATQLTNELGAINVPFTPPSMVLTQNRWRAPKYLEWNLQVQHQFNRSNALIVGYAGNEGYDEIIQNPFLNAYGFGSLPSTAPDSRFGAVAKVENEANSNYNGLSVTWKHVDNHGLTADVTYTFSHALDDVSNQVGENYNSSSIYGQLSPQGIGTLNYSNADFDIRHSLVADYTYQEPEFHNHGWLFNEVAGGWLFAGKTYWRSGQPFSIIDSGLVQGSFYPLNGQAQVLAALIPGQTLPHSCTGNGIDKPCLSTSQFESASTQTTFGNIRRNSIYGPHYADSDWALSKQFVTYKDFNFKLGAYAFNVFNHPNFGLPSNDVAGGSIGSSGNILAPPTSPYGSFQQAGVGGRVLQVFGKITF, encoded by the coding sequence ATGAATCGGAAGTTGCTCAGAGGGGCAACCCTGGCGCTGGGGCTGATGGTTGGAGCCGCGCCAATCCTGTTTGTAGGTGGAGCGACGCCTGCATTCGCGCAGAATGCCACCACGGGCGCGTTGACCGGTGTTGTGACCGATACGACCGGCGCTGTGGTTCCAAACGCCAAGGTGACGCTGACGGATATAGCGACCGGCGCAAAGATTAAAGTTTCGACGAACGCCGAGGGCCGCTTCACGGCCGCGCTGCTCAAGCCGGACACCTACAACGTGGTGGCTTCGGCACAGGGGCTGGCTTCGACCCCGCAGGCGGTGAGCGTGCTGGTGGGCCAGACGCCGACCGTGACTCTGCAGGTGACGCCCAATGCGGGATCGACGACGGTGACGGTCTCCGCACAGGCTGCGCAGCTTACCGATACGCAGTCTCCGGCATTGATCACGACCTTTACGGAAAAGCAGATTCAGAATCTGCCTGCACCGGGCGGCGACATCACGACGGTGGCCTTCACGGTTCCGGGCGTGGTGGTGAATGCCGGCGGTTCGTATGGCAACTTCAGCGCGGATGGTATTCCGGGCACCTCGAACCTTTATGTACTGAATGGTTTTGACGATGAGGATCCCTTCCTGAACCTGAACAACTCGGGATCGAGCAACCTGACGCTGGGCCAGGGCGAAATCGCCGAGGCCTCGGTGGTGCTGAACGGCTACAGCTCGCAGTATGGCCGCGCAGCCGGCGCCATCATCAACTACACGACCAAGTCGGGCAGCAACCAGTTTCATGGCGAAGCCAACTACTACTACAACGGCGACGTGCTGAACGCGAACGACTGGTTCCGTAACAATGCCGGCCAGGGACGGCCGCGCGCGGTTTCGAATGAATGGGCAGCCAACATTGGCGGACCGATTCTGCACAACAAGCTGTTCTTCTTTGCTGATTATGAAGGGCTGCGCTATGCGCTGCCGGCTTCGGGCGATGCGGTTTTCCCCACGCAGGCGTTCCAGAACTACATGCTGTCGCATGTGCCGAATGATTCGGTCTCGCTCTATAAGCAGGCTTTCAACCTCTACAACGCGTCACCCTCGCTGGCCTCGGCATCGCCGGTGACCACGGGCAACGGTCCGCTGCAGGATTCGTCTGGAACCTTGGGCTGCGGCAATTTTGCCGGCACCACCTACAATGGGCAGACCTTTGGCGTGGATACGCCGTGCGAACTGGCAGCGCAGGGAACGGCCTCGTCGATTAACAAAGAATGGCTCTTCACCGGCCGCGTGGACTGGAACATCAGCAGCAAGCAAAAGCTGTTTGGCCGCTACAAGATGGATCGCGGCACACAGCCGACGTACACCAGCTTTGTGAATCCGGCGTTCAACACCATTTCGAGCCAGCCGGCGTATGAGGGCCAGTTAAACGATACTTATTCGTTCACGCCAAACCTCACGAATCAGTTTGTGTTTGCCGCCAACTGGTACACGGCGTATTTTGGACCGGCGAATCAGCAGCAGGCGCTGCAGACCTTCCCGACCTACTGGGCTGTCTCGGACGGCGCCATCAACGCTGGAGCTGCCAATGGTGGCACCTTGGGCGCACTGGGCACTCCTTACTATTTCCCCCAGGGCCGCAACGTCACCCAGTACCAGTTTGTGGATGACCTGACCTGGGTGAAGGGTCGCAACACTTTCCAATTCGGCTACAACTTCCGCCGGAATGATATTTCAGATTACGACTCGCAGCAGATCGAGAATGGTTTTTACGATTTTCTCGACATGCGGAACGTAGCCAATGGCGTATTGTCCTACCCGATTCCGGGCACGACCAACACCGCGCAATCGCTCTATTTGCAGAATTTCTCGACGAAGCCGACCGCTTATCTGGCTGTCTACAACCTGGGAGCCTATCTGCAGGACCAGTACCAACCGACCTCGCGGCTGCACCTGACGCTGGGCGCACGCTTTGACCGCACGGGCAATCCGCTGTGCAACAACAACTGTTTTGCCCGCTACAACGGAACCTTTCCGCAGAGTGATACCACGGCAGCCTATAATGCGGCGATCTCGGACAACCTGGCGCATCCGTACCCGAATATCGAGTCGGTGATCTTTCAGCCACGGTTGGGCTTCAATTACGACGTGACAGGAGACGGCCACACGGTAGTGCGCGGCGGCATTGGCTTGTTCGCGGATCTTCCGCCGGACCTCATTCTGGATAGCCTTATTCAGAACTTCCCGAATGTGTACGCAGCCACGGTGCAGACGGGCGATGTAGCGGACGCCAGCTCGCCGACCAGCGCCGGCTACTATGCGACGCAGTCGGACATCCTGCTGGAGAATGGCTTCGCCAATGGTGCGACCGCCACGCAACTTACCAATGAACTGGGCGCGATCAATGTGCCGTTCACGCCTCCGAGCATGGTGCTGACGCAGAATCGCTGGCGCGCGCCCAAGTACCTGGAGTGGAACCTGCAGGTGCAGCACCAGTTCAACCGCAGCAATGCGCTGATTGTGGGCTATGCGGGCAACGAAGGCTATGACGAAATCATTCAGAATCCCTTCCTGAATGCCTACGGTTTTGGCAGCCTGCCGAGCACGGCACCGGACAGCCGCTTTGGCGCAGTGGCCAAGGTGGAGAATGAAGCGAATTCCAACTACAACGGCCTCTCGGTGACGTGGAAGCATGTGGACAACCATGGGCTCACGGCCGACGTGACCTACACCTTTAGTCACGCACTCGACGATGTGTCTAATCAAGTCGGCGAGAATTACAACAGCAGCTCGATCTATGGTCAGCTCTCTCCCCAAGGAATCGGCACGCTGAACTATTCGAATGCCGACTTCGACATTCGCCACAGCCTGGTTGCGGACTATACCTACCAGGAGCCGGAGTTCCACAACCATGGCTGGCTCTTCAATGAGGTTGCGGGCGGGTGGCTGTTTGCTGGCAAGACGTACTGGCGCAGCGGCCAGCCGTTCTCGATCATTGACAGCGGTCTGGTGCAGGGCTCGTTCTATCCATTAAACGGACAGGCTCAGGTACTGGCAGCGCTCATTCCGGGCCAGACGTTGCCGCACTCCTGCACGGGTAATGGTATCGACAAGCCCTGCCTCTCGACGTCTCAGTTTGAGTCGGCGAGCACGCAAACCACATTTGGCAACATTCGCCGCAACTCGATCTATGGCCCGCACTATGCGGATTCGGATTGGGCCTTGAGCAAGCAGTTTGTGACCTACAAGGACTTCAACTTCAAGCTCGGCGCGTATGCCTTCAACGTCTTCAACCACCCGAACTTCGGGCTGCCTTCCAATGACGTGGCGGGCGGTTCGATCGGCAGCAGCGGCAATATTCTTGCACCGCCGACCAGCCCCTATGGCTCGTTCCAGCAGGCTGGCGTGGGTGGACGCGTGCTGCAGGTCTTCGGCAAGATCACCTTCTAA
- a CDS encoding response regulator: MQRPAVAEQATRRAQSTSTIEIDCKGPCTPRISQDAFEAMTNILLVDDNDIQAMTRKAVLSRSGKQVMVANSAPVALEMLGDPGFSSQLSLVITDHIMPGMHGPEFVQNLRAVLPTVPVLVLSGLPDAMDAYEGLDIVFRLKPLAPEELIRLANELPQTAMGRTA, from the coding sequence ATGCAACGCCCAGCAGTAGCAGAACAGGCAACCCGCCGGGCGCAAAGCACATCGACCATAGAGATAGATTGCAAGGGCCCGTGTACACCGCGAATTTCCCAGGATGCTTTTGAGGCCATGACAAACATACTGCTGGTAGATGACAACGACATTCAGGCAATGACCCGCAAAGCGGTTCTCAGTCGATCAGGAAAACAAGTGATGGTGGCCAACAGCGCACCGGTGGCGCTGGAGATGCTGGGAGACCCAGGGTTTTCCTCCCAGTTGAGCCTGGTGATCACGGACCACATCATGCCCGGTATGCACGGCCCGGAATTTGTGCAGAACCTGCGTGCTGTGCTTCCCACGGTTCCTGTACTGGTGCTGAGCGGGCTGCCCGATGCCATGGATGCCTATGAGGGGCTGGATATCGTTTTTCGGCTGAAACCGCTGGCTCCTGAGGAATTAATTCGGCTTGCCAACGAGTTGCCCCAAACCGCGATGGGCCGCACGGCGTAA
- a CDS encoding HAD-IA family hydrolase, which translates to MLSVLRPLPVEQIRLVVFDLDGTLIDSRKDLCNAVNAMLAEFHRQPLPEEIIASYIGDGAGMLVRRALGDPHDEPLVDDALQHFLAYYREHKLDHTYVYEGVMESLAKLRALPNGAGSRAMAVLTNKPIGPSLAICAALGLSEHFFRIYGGDSFETKKPDPVGLLALMQEAGAKPEETLMVGDSDVDLLTAQRAGAWSLGCRYGLSPHTIENIPADVLVDTPMEWMDAFAAGE; encoded by the coding sequence ATGCTCTCTGTGCTTCGCCCGCTGCCTGTGGAACAGATTCGTCTGGTGGTCTTTGACCTGGACGGAACGCTGATTGATTCGCGTAAGGACCTCTGCAATGCCGTGAACGCCATGCTGGCGGAGTTTCACCGGCAGCCGCTGCCTGAGGAGATTATCGCAAGCTACATCGGCGACGGCGCGGGCATGCTGGTGCGGCGCGCGCTGGGCGATCCGCACGATGAGCCGCTGGTGGATGACGCACTGCAGCACTTTCTGGCGTACTACCGCGAGCACAAGCTGGATCACACCTATGTGTATGAGGGTGTGATGGAGTCGCTGGCGAAGCTGCGCGCGTTGCCGAATGGTGCGGGGTCGCGCGCGATGGCCGTGCTGACCAACAAGCCGATTGGCCCGTCGCTGGCTATTTGTGCGGCGCTTGGCTTGAGCGAGCACTTCTTTCGCATTTATGGCGGAGACAGCTTTGAGACGAAAAAGCCTGATCCTGTAGGGCTGCTGGCGTTGATGCAGGAGGCGGGCGCAAAGCCGGAGGAGACGCTGATGGTAGGTGACTCTGATGTGGACCTGCTGACGGCGCAGCGCGCGGGTGCGTGGTCATTGGGATGCCGCTATGGGCTTTCGCCGCACACGATCGAGAACATTCCGGCCGATGTGCTGGTGGACACTCCGATGGAGTGGATGGATGCCTTCGCGGCAGGAGAGTGA